A region of the Vigna unguiculata cultivar IT97K-499-35 chromosome 9, ASM411807v1, whole genome shotgun sequence genome:
atttatttatttttcttttccaatcTAAACAAGATTTTAGAACAATGGAATGGACAGTGGAAAAGGTCATTTGCACATAttttaaaccttttatttttcttttcttctatcTAATTGTAATTCTTACATTTTAACAATAGTTTCCCTTTTAATTTTGAGGGagttaaaaagacaaaaaatataccTCTCTATTCTTATTTAGTATGGATTctgactagggatgtcaaaaaagtTTATACCCGTGGGTATCTGCAGATAAAATTCACAACaagtaaaaaatgaatattgtaaatagaTATTCGCGGATAatgggtacgagtatttttaatacccacatgttaacggggcggatacggatatcatagtattcgtacccGTAGATACTCATATctgctatactctaatttaaattaaaaaaataaaaaatatatgattaaaatattaacatatttattttgaatgagttatttttttatcatttagttttttaaaaaaattcatctctTTGTAGACTGTCATTCAATACTATTTAGatgagttatttggactttgtttaaaacttatgaatgctatgtattgtattttatttgaatttatgattaaaatatgttgttaaatatttatttttattttttttttgtaaatacccgcgagTACCCGTGGatagtaaaaaattatgttggtacccacataacggatacccgacgaatATGAATACGGGTACAGGACAGCGGGTAGGATACGAAGGAGTTACCACCCGCACTCTATCCactccgttgacatccctaattttaaccaaatttattaccaaaatcaaatttaacaCTAATAATTtgcaaagaaaaattatttaaattttaacacagTGCAGAAACAACAAACAACAACACGTATTGAATACccaaataatataatgaaataaatgtAGTGGCTATTTTGCAATTAGATCAAACTTTGTAACAACAGTTGTTATTTTAACTGTTGTTATATACCATAAATTGAGAAACAATGACGATTTGCCTAAATATCGTcgttaaaattgtaaaaatgacAACGATTTGTTGTGAAACCATTGTTATAAGATTTTTAACAGCTAAATAACGatgatttatttgaaaaatcgTTGTGAAAAacatagaaagaaaaagagtaacattaattatatttatgtatttaataaaaatgagagaaagagaatcAATTAAGAGAGAAGACGTCATGCATATCAGAACATCAGAACATGTAATGTGAAAGATAACATAAACGAATATAATTGTATCGCTATCTTGTGATATaaagttattttcaattatcaattattttcaattactgataaatgatttttataaaaatattgagatttaattatatataaagatgaaagagaaatttttaaataaataagccATTGcgaataaagataaaaaagaattaaattccaATGCGttacatatttaattagttatattATAGTAGCCATGAAATGAGAATTagtgaaagaataaaaaagagagggaatatatttaattaacatgGTAAAAATGAAACggattttagttaaaatattttactgtTAAGCAATTTAAGTAATCGTAACGAAGAATATTTGTTTGGAAACGtggttttgaaatttaaattgcGAAATATAAAAAGGCAGAAATAGAAAGTTGGAAGTAACAGATGTTTGTGAATGGAATCTGAGTGAAGAGGATGAGAGGCCCACCAGAAGCGGAAAAGGCCTAAACTGAATAATCGACTTATCCATTATATCTTATAACTTATATCTTTCACTTTTGTCCTCTTCTCGGGTCACTTCTTCCAAACACGCCTTAGCTTAAGACGCAAATCCCAAGTTGAggtatcaaaattaaaaactaaaatggaagagaaataaaatgaaaagagaCCCCAACTAGGAAATGGAAAATGACCTTAGAATCAGATACGACTTATCAGTGATATATTCATCAAAAAGCCCTTTCACATATATTCTAAAATCTAAACCCCAAACAAATTCAATCAACAATAATACTTAATTTAACTACCATATTTAAATACACAAAGaacatagatttttttttatatgctaaaatatataaaatgaacacatttaatataatttaaaagtacaataaataaaatatttcaaacatataagctatattttaaatttatgataaacagtttaattaaaatattatatttaataatttaaaatatttaattttcatttaaaaataaagatgaaaataataaaatgaaagagataaaagaattaATGCCTCGTCATTTATAAATGGATAAATTTGACAAACCGATTACGTTGTAGTAAAATAGTGATGAAATGGTATTAAATTCCAGTTAGCTAAAGGTATCCTTCGCTACTATGTTaggaaataatatttattgagaaaaaacattgtatttaattatcattttgtgGAAAAAATTGTCAGGCCAACCATAATTTAGATTGGTCTTTTATACAATGAGGAAAATCCCGTAGTAAGACACAAAATTTGATATAATATGACTTATTTAAAACAAGagttaaattgaaattaagaaaTAGAGCTCAGAAATTATTtcaactaaacaaaaaaaagttaaatataaaagaatttttttattttaaaactattatttttttaaattaatgacgtgaaaattaatcatatatatagaCATAAATTCActgttttagaaaataagtttaaCTAATAAACCATTATTAAATAATACTTATATATAACTTTggatttcaaaatataatgtGAGTGAAATCTATTTCGAAAACAATTGTACAGaggaaatatttttcaaagaaaattactatttattaattttttacaataattaagtttaaacagtattaatttaatttatggttaaataataataatataaactatttctaATATCACATTAAAATCaagacattatatatatatatatatatatatatatatatatatatatatatatatccgagACATATATCAAATCAAGATTCACATACAACAAAATTGAACAGACAAAGAATAAAGCCCGTGAAATGCGGGTTTGACATTTTTATTGCGGGACACCATCAAACAACATTTgacaacaaattattttttaaacaatatttgataataatataattttccgatgaatatcaattttttttatgcccATTTTGGTACATATTCAATcataatatgttatattttttagttaataaagATCATACTTCGTAGATAGTGGTTGTGACAACTAATTTTGTTAGGACTTAAgtataatcaaatattatttcgtaataataatgttaaagtAAAAGTATCTAGTTTGTTCATTAGGGGTGTCAAAGTGAGTCAATATAGCTCATACGGGTTGGTTCACTACAGATTGAGTTACAAAATGAATCAGTTCAATTTAGCTCACTTTTTGGTTAATTAGGACTTTTGCAAACGGATTCGACCAGTCACGGGTTGGTGGATTGGTTCACttatgaatgttttttttttaatttattttatatatttattgtattacaaTGAAAGTAGATTAActctttagtttttataatagtGGAATCAAAGTTTTCAtctaattattgaaatattattataaagatagtagttaaaaattaaaatatcaacgtATGTAAtttgacaaataaataaattaaatattcaaactatttaaatatattgaacAACATTCTAGTATTTCAAggtaaattaaaaagattaaagttTACTTGTGTATATGAATAGGGAGTAAGAAATTTTTACaggaggagagagaaagaaaggagaggaAGTTAGGAAAAATGTTGAGTCAAGATACATTTGTattcttttccattttatttagttattttataactataatcATTAACTATCTCTAATCTCACTTTGTATATTTATTCACAcgatttatttatatatttacatttagtTAGGTgtttttaacttcattttaattgtttatatttatttttagttacacACAtaccttatttatttaattatatttgtcttAAGTTATGTATTAATGATTGGTGACAGAGTTGTTGGTAGAGATTTCTGAGAGATTCATATAGAAACGCTTTTTTAACGTTTAAGTCGGTAAAAGTTTATAGAAGATATTAAGATAGGAGATAGTGATGAGCAAAATATCTAAGTGAATACTCCTTGCATAATTATCCTATAAATTTATAGGTTTTTTTGGGTATGTGGGTAATAGGGCGAAAAATAAGTTTTGTTAaagtgtatttatttaatatattggCACATCTTAGCTATTCGGATGACTTAATGTTATATACATTCAATTTCAAGTATCTTGGGTCAGTAGGTACATAAATTCCTCAAGTTCAAAAGCCATAGGATTGAGTTAATGGATGAATAAGTTTTATCATTTGATATAAGTGGTTAATTTCAAGTTTGTATTTTCACAACCATTATTTTGAAGGTCAAAGCTTTATGCAACCTACATTGATGTTTTGCTACCCCATTATGGAAacaagtttatttaattatcatattttttttatgacatgTGTTCCATTGGTGTTATTTTCGATGCATATTAACAAGGGTTTTTCTTGCTTATCGGAACGTTATGTCATTGGATGATGACGAACCTTACAATGTTATTTCAACATACTTAAGATCAAAACATTGTCATAGTATGTGAGGATGAAAACAAGGTTCTAAACACAAATTGTGGCTATCTAAGATATTTGAAACGTTATTTCCCTTAACCTTCAATCGGGGTAATGAAAAGATTTCAGGGTTGAATCTTTGTTTCCTCCGACCTTGACTAGGGAGCTTGTTTTGATACACCCAATTTTACATCACTTAGAAATTGAGgtgaaaatcaatttaaatacatatttctCCTTCAATTCTCTTAGACAAGTTTTTcaagaataaaattatgttaaaactCCAACGTAAATAATATTGTTTCGGTACACCCAATAAGTCTCACATCACTTAGAATTCGAGGTCAAGCCTAGTTTAAATACTCATACCTCTCTCCATCCTTTGAGACgtcttttaaagacaaaaccgTGACGGAACTCTACGCTACTCCAAAGTGGACAATATCTCAGAAACACGATGATTATTCCTAACAATGACTGCTAGACGAACTTGGGTCGGAATCGAAACAAATACCTTTTGGATACAACAATTTACATGTATAggaacaattttaataaatgaaacaagtaatttaaattattattaaaaaatataattgttgataatgatattatgttttttaatgcAGATCGTGATATTACGtaacaataaaaacatatattttctaATATCAACTACTTTTtcattaatgattattattagttattttattatttacttttaatagaATATTTCATATCGATTTGATAATAGTACGATTCGCGTTCAAACGCAAGAATCATGAAGGTGGTTTATTAAtggcaatttaaatttttattatgattttgtatCACAGTGATTCTGATATTGAAAAAGTTTCTGTTGTTGTAGTAATCCTTCTTCCTTTTTAAGTAACAAGTGATGCAAAGCGTCTTTATATGGATGTTTAGCAATTTAAGAGAAGAGTTGATATTTCAATTTAAGGTGGGAGAAACTTCCAAATTCCAAGAACTTTTACATAACATTTATGCATACTCACTCTTGAATATCACTAAAAACTCGACTATGTAGCTTATTAAATGTGAAATCCTATATTTTTCCATTTGATTAATCCAAAAGcttaataaattgaattaacctattaaagaattattaattttcaacatcatttaatttttcaactttCAGCTAATTTCGAATTTTCAAGGAGTTGAGTTTTTGCCAAGCATagtctaaagaaaaaaaataatattaaaaggttaaagaaatatttgattgcaactaataaatatattaataaatgtttttcagATATCCGCCTAAAGCTTTAGAACTTAAGGCAAGTTTtactgttttaaaaaatatttaacaattttatgttgacaaaaattacaaaaacttaTCCAAATAGAACCACTGAAAAATGCTTtgatttaattcaaattttacattaaatttgaaCTAAACCGAATCGCATTATGTTTTCAGGTAGATGACTCTTTTACGAAAAATTAAACCAAATCATTCACAATCCTCCTCCctgaatattaataaaaaaaaatggtaaaaatatttaatgtcataagTAGGTCTTTGATTAGGTTTAGACTCTCTACcgaatataaactaaaataataattgagtAAAAGATTTTTAATGTCATGATATTTGCAATAAATTGCAATGTTCCCCATTAGCTTTCAAATTAAATACAGCAGGTCATTAATTTAAGCAACGTGTGGCAAATGGTAATCCTAACTGAAAATGAAACTAAATTTGAGTGTGTGCGTTGAAGGTGAGGGATTTGTGTGAAAAGTACAAGAGAGGAGAGACGTGGGAgatgcatttgttttatttatcgCAGAGTGAGTGCATAGGATAAGACTAAGaacagagaaaaaaagaaaaaaagaaaaaaaatctacagAACAAAAACTTGTGGCTGCAATTTCTCTATCAATTCATTATATCTTTCCCCATCACAGTTAATTAATCCTATTCACTTCCTCTTCCTTCCAACATATCCCTCTCACTCTGTCCATTCTGTCAAACCCTTTCGGCTTTTTCGTACAACTAGCCACTGAAAGCAACAAAATACGAATTTGTTgcaaaaacatattattatcACAGTAAATGCAAGTGCCCAAACTTTAAAAGTCATCAACTCAATAATCACACGTTTCCTTTACCTATTTATGGCTTAAAATCTCCCATTAAACAGGTTTGACAGAAAAGCGAGGACAAGAAGGAGAGagaagtttaagaaaaaaagataagacTGGATTAACATATTGTGTTTGGTTTTCTTCAGCACCGAGGAGACAGAAAGTAAAGACAAGTTATTAGATTAGATGAGATGGTTAAAACTTGTTGAAGAGGAGGAGTGTGTGAAAGCAGTTTAAGGAAAGGTTGTAGAGATGAGAGGTGGTGGATGCAGCATAGTTTGGTTCAGAAGAGATCTGAGGGTGGAAGACAACCCTGCACTGGCGGCCGGAGTAAGAGCCGGAGCTGTGGTTGCAGTTTTCATCTGGGCACCGGAAGAAGAAGGCCAATACTACCCCGGCAGAGTCTCCAGGTGGTGGCTCAAACAAAGCTTGGTTCATCTTGATTCTTCTCTCAGGAATCTTGGCACTCGTCTCATCACTAAGCGATCCACTGATACTGTTTCTTCTCTCCTTGACCTTGTTAAATCCACTGGAGCTACTCAActcttttttaatcatttatacgGTCAGTTTCCTCTTCTTGgatcatttttactttttgttttacttCAAATAGAATGAATGTCCAGATTCCGGGGAGTTTGCTATAGTCATTTTGGATTGTGGAAACCTAGATTACATGAATTAGGATAAATTCTTTATCCGATAGCAATGTACGGAACAGGACATCACCGTTTTTTCGACTGATTTGTTTGACCCACTTACATGGATGTCTGTGATTAGTCATCCGTACAGATTAGTTTGTCATCTTTTTGGATTTTGTTTGTCTCATGACAATCTAAAAAATACGATACAGGTAAATGGGTCAATTCTAGTTCCTTTGGTGTTTGTGAAATGTTTGTGTTTTGATGTGTTGCAGATCCCCTGTCGCTTGTAAGGGATCACCGAGCCAAAGAGGTTCTGAATTCTCAGGGCATAACAGTACGTTCCTTCAACGCGGATTTACTGTATGAACCGTGGGATGTGAATGATGTCCATGCTCGACCCTTCACAACTTTTGCTGCTTTTTGGGACAGATGTCTTACCATGCCTTATGACCCAGACTCACCTCTTCTTCCTCCTAAAAGGATAATTCCAGGTCTACTCTGTTCATTCACATTTCTTTTAATGTTCAATCGCTGCTCCATCTTCATTACTCAACATTATCTAAATCAGAGAACAAACATAACTATGCTCTCTTTACTTTCCCCTCTCTATAGATGACACCATTAATGTAACTTCTTCATGCGTTTGGATAATGTGTTTGAGTGAACTGTAGACGCCTCCAAGATAGACAAAAAGTCTTAGACTAAACTTTTGAGACTATTGACTCTAGGATCTTTAGTAGTGAGTGCTACTAGGAAAGTCATTTccttacttaaattagtaaaatacaTTCCAATCTTCTAAAAAGTGAGAATAGAAAAATTTTAACTACGTTCCTATTGggttttttttatcaagttcaaaaatatcaagAGCACTCATTTCACAttcttttaattctaatttaattatatatttatatttaataaaccaTGTTTATTAATCACGTTTTAATTTACACAATATAGAAATTAGAAGGtaataaataactataaaattatgaaaagttaaaaaaaaaaaaacttatattttgtggttcaacttataatttaattttgcttcttatttattattatcttaattttaactatttaattaccgagataataattttgtattatatgtatatacacaTGGGATGGGAATTTAGATCCTAGCCTGCTTTAACAAGTTGGGTGAACATTATTTTATCCTACTCCAAGAAAGATTTTTCGTCAAAGTTAGACATGGTTTTACGGGTACCCactatttcaaatttaatttttatacctatcgatactaatttatataaaaattaaaattgaatttagacATCTATTGGGAAAgacttttcttttaattcacCTGATTTGAATCTTTTTCGATTAAAATTGGTGTGAGGCTTTCGTGTCCAAGCCAAAATTAGTGAATATTTTGGTAGTTGTTCCGAACTTGTTCTGAACATCTTGAGCTCCATATAATCCTGGGGCTGGTTATATTAAAGCCTATAAGTTAACAATTGCTTAACTTAAGCTACTTACAAGTTTTTggaaagaaacaaaatgattttACTCCTAGGGTAACATTGCAAGCATAAAAGAGTTAAAAGACTATTTCAAAGTTAACTTTAGTCTAAAAGGATGTAGGGAAACTTAAAAATGAGCTTCAAATGTTCAAAGTAGTGAGAAAAAACTTCAAATTGAGCTAAGAAacttgcaagaaaaaaaaaatcttgatagTTTGATAGAACTCAAAATTAGATTCACCGTGTTCTATGTattaaaagtgaattttaaattaagaattgAACTTCAAACTTATAAGGTAAAATTTGTATCCACTTATATAGTATGAATTCgtcttatttttagttgatatgATATCTCTAATATACTCATCATGTCAAGGCATATATCTCGAACATAGGGTTAAACATTAATGGTTGTTTGATAGCATTCTAATAGCAGGTGACGTGATAGAGGTGACGTGATagattaaacaaataacaaatcttGATAAGATAGACTTTAAATGACTTTGATATCATCTTAAAAAGTGGATTTTAAGCTTAGCTCAACCTTACAATATTGTTGTATTGTGATagattaaacaaataacaaatcttGATAAGATAGACTTTAAATGACTTTGATATCATCTTAAAAAGTGGATTTTAAGCTTAGCTCAACCTTACAATATTGTCGTGTATACAGAACCTTTCATCttatgaatatataatatatccaTAGCATTCAATTCTACCAAACAATGAGGACCAATTTTCCACCAATGATGctataataaaatgtatgtGGTAGATGACGTGGACAATGGAtgttgtattaaattttttttagtgtcaAATAGAGTGCTTTGTAGGTAAGATTCTAAGTTCTCTTGAATGTTCCAACAATAATGAAACTcaattccatatctttttcttttttgcatttgtaaaaataaggtataaggaaaagaaaattaatttacttaAGTTTTCCTTTTAGAAATAAAGGATggatgtgaaaaaataaaaaggtactTGTAAGTAACACTGTGTCCCTCTTGGAAATAGTTGTTTCCACCATTATAATATAGTACTTCGGCTTCACGAAAGGACGAAATAGTGTTTGCTCTAAGTTAAGCTACTATCTATTATCCACAAAAGTTTCTTACTTGTGATGCTAGGGATAACAATGGAACCCAACATGTGTTAATTCTCCTTACCCATCCTTCTAAATAAAAATCTACATGATTACATCTTTCATACTTGTGTGAGTATTCATGAAAATTTAGTAAAAGAGTAAAATACATGATGTTTCAGGTGATGTGTCGAGATGCCCAAGTGACACATTGGTGTTTGAAGATGAATCAGAGAAGGCAAGCAATGCACTTCTTGCGAGAGCATGGTCACCGGGGTGGAGCAATGCTAACAAGGCATTGACAGCATTCATAAATGGTCCACTGATAGAGTACTCAATAAATCGCAGAAAGGCTGACAGTGCCACAACCTCACTTCTCTCACCCCATTTGCATTTTGGTGAGCTGAGTGTGAAGAAGGTCTTCCATCTTGTCCGCATCAAACAACTTCTGTGGGCCAACGAAGGAAACAAGGCCAGTGAAGAGAGTGTGAACTTGTTCCTTAAATCTATTGGTCTCAGAGAATATTCGAGGTACATTAGTTTCAACCACCCCTACAGTCATGAAAGGCCTCTTCTGGGCCACCTTAAGTTCTTTCCTTGGGTTGTAAATGAGGCTTATTTTAAGGCATGGAGACAAGGCAGAACTGGTTACCCTTTGGTCGATGCAGGGATGAGGGAGTTGTGGGCCACTGGTTGGCTGCATGATCGGATACGTGTTGTAGTTTCCAGTTTCTTTGTCAAGGTTCTGCAGCTTCCTTGGAGATGGGGAATGAAATATTTCTGGGACACCCTCTTGGATGCAGATCTTGAAAGTGATGCTCTTGGTTGGCAATACATATCTGGCACACTCCCTGATGGTCGTCAATTTGACCGAATAGATCATCCACAGGTGTTGTGCTACTTTTGTGTCAAAGCTGCATAATTCATCTTTCTTCCTTCACCTTTTGGATTTATGATAATTTTGTTAACATTGGTTTTTAGTTATGTCCTGTTGTCAGCAATTTGAATACtgaaaattgataaatagaTGCACTCATTTCAGTTGTTGGATTTTGTAGTTTGAGGGCTATAAATTCGACCCAAATGGAGAATATGTACGACGGTGGCTTCCAGAACTTGCAAGGTTACCTACTGAGTGGATTCATCATCCTTGGAATGCACCAGAATTCGTGCTCCAAGCTTCTGGAATTGAGCTAGGAACCAACTATCCTCTTCCGATTGTGGGAATAGATGCAGCAAAAACTCGATTACAAGAGGCACTATCGGAAATGTGGCAACTAGAGGCTGCTTCAAGAGCTGCAATGGAAAACGGAACTGAGGAAGGACTTGGAGACTCCTCTGAATCAATCCCTGCTGCTTTTCCACAAGACATGCAAATGGAGGAAACTCATGAACCTGTTAGGAACAATCCCTTTCCTGTTGGTCGGCGTTACCTGGATCAGATGGTTCCAAGCATCACTTCCACCCTTCTCAGAATAGAAGAGGAAGAAACAACTTCTGATCTCCGAAACTCAGCAGAAGAGAGCAGCAGAGCTGAAGTGCCTATAAATGTAGATGCACAACAGAATGCAGGAGTTATATCGAACGAACGGATGTTGCAGAATGCTCACAGGAATACACAAGTACAAAACAATACTACAATGGAACTGAGAAACGTGGCCGAAGATTCTGGCGTAGAATCTTCAAGTGGTACAAGGAGAGAACGCGATGGAGGTATAGTTCCAGTATGGTCTCCCCCAGCTTCCAGTTACTCAGAACAATTTGTAGGAGATGAAAATGGTATTACAAGTGGTTCCTCGTACTTGCAAAGGCATCCTCGGTCTCACCAATTACTGAATTGTAGGCAGCTACCTCAGACCGGGTAAGATTTCAAAAGGCCAATGAAAGCATTGAACACTTTATGTTCAATATTTTCAGTTTAATGATTATGATCCCTTTTCATTCTTTTGTTGGCTCCTTGTTATCTTATCACAGTTAAATTTTGATGACAGGTAATTCATAATCATATTTAAAGCGACTAgactagaagaagaaaaatacacTATCACCTTTATGTTGAGATAAAGTGGGACGTTGAAGCCGCACAAACATAAATGAGTTAATTTCCTACACCCTTTACCAGCGGCTGAACTCCACTGTGTACGAGATTTCAATTCATACAGCAGTTCATCTGCAGTTTCTTTTGCTTTCTTGTACAATATTTGCAACTTGCTGTGTGGTATAGTGTTTGTGGCGAGGGAGAAAAAACCACCATAGGATCTTTGGTCTAATAATAAACTCAGATTTGTGCTTTCACTTAAGCcagatatattaattatgatcCGAGTTTTAGTTACATCTTCTGTACCCTACATATTGTGCAGTCTCCAGCTTTATCTATTTGAGTACCTAAGAGTTTGCAAATTTGGTTCTTCTTTTTATGGTAAAGAATTTGGTTCTTCTGAATTGCATACAAAGTGTAAATGTAATGATTAATTAACAAAAGTCAACCACTGAGATCACTACAATTGCAACTGCGGAGCAATGTGATTTGCTGAGAAAAGTTATTTGTACTCTTAATTGCACTTTGACATAAGCTTCGCTCTTTCCATTTGCTGTGTGGCAAGTGGTCTGATGATAATCATCACGATATGAGTCGGGAGACACTTTATTTAACCAGCAATGATGACTTTAAACAgaacaaaaatgttaattacAGCTAAAGTCAGGAGATctttgctttatatattttttttcaattggtGAAGATACCATTATACTTTCACACAAAAAAGTATAAGGGAAATTCTTTACTACAGATTGCTTTATAAAGTACAACTTATAGCATATGGAacctttactttttattttaattttagaatttattgttttcttgacatcttttaatatattttttcttttgcatat
Encoded here:
- the LOC114163218 gene encoding cryptochrome-1-like isoform X2, with the translated sequence MRGGGCSIVWFRRDLRVEDNPALAAGVRAGAVVAVFIWAPEEEGQYYPGRVSRWWLKQSLVHLDSSLRNLGTRLITKRSTDTVSSLLDLVKSTGATQLFFNHLYDPLSLVRDHRAKEVLNSQGITVRSFNADLLYEPWDVNDVHARPFTTFAAFWDRCLTMPYDPDSPLLPPKRIIPGDVSRCPSDTLVFEDESEKASNALLARAWSPGWSNANKALTAFINGPLIEYSINRRKADSATTSLLSPHLHFGELSVKKVFHLVRIKQLLWANEGNKASEESVNLFLKSIGLREYSRYISFNHPYSHERPLLGHLKFFPWVVNEAYFKAWRQGRTGYPLVDAGMRELWATGWLHDRIRVVVSSFFVKVLQLPWRWGMKYFWDTLLDADLESDALGWQYISGTLPDGRQFDRIDHPQFEGYKFDPNGEYVRRWLPELARLPTEWIHHPWNAPEFVLQASGIELGTNYPLPIVGIDAAKTRLQEALSEMWQLEAASRAAMENGTEEGLGDSSESIPAAFPQDMQMEETHEPVRNNPFPVGRRYLDQMVPSITSTLLRIEEEETTSDLRNSAEESSRAEVPINVDAQQNAGVISNERMLQNAHRNTQVQNNTTMELRNVAEDSGVESSSGTRRERDGGIVPVWSPPASSYSEQFVGDENGITSGSSYLQRHPRSHQLLNCRQLPQTG
- the LOC114163218 gene encoding cryptochrome-1-like isoform X1 is translated as MRGGGCSIVWFRRDLRVEDNPALAAGVRAGAVVAVFIWAPEEEGQYYPGRVSRWWLKQSLVHLDSSLRNLGTRLITKRSTDTVSSLLDLVKSTGATQLFFNHLYDPLSLVRDHRAKEVLNSQGITVRSFNADLLYEPWDVNDVHARPFTTFAAFWDRCLTMPYDPDSPLLPPKRIIPGDVSRCPSDTLVFEDESEKASNALLARAWSPGWSNANKALTAFINGPLIEYSINRRKADSATTSLLSPHLHFGELSVKKVFHLVRIKQLLWANEGNKASEESVNLFLKSIGLREYSRYISFNHPYSHERPLLGHLKFFPWVVNEAYFKAWRQGRTGYPLVDAGMRELWATGWLHDRIRVVVSSFFVKVLQLPWRWGMKYFWDTLLDADLESDALGWQYISGTLPDGRQFDRIDHPQFEGYKFDPNGEYVRRWLPELARLPTEWIHHPWNAPEFVLQASGIELGTNYPLPIVGIDAAKTRLQEALSEMWQLEAASRAAMENGTEEGLGDSSESIPAAFPQDMQMEETHEPVRNNPFPVGRRYLDQMVPSITSTLLRIEEEETTSDLRNSAEESSRAEVPINVDAQQNAGVISNERMLQNAHRNTQVQNNTTMELRNVAEDSGVESSSGTRRERDGGIVPVWSPPASSYSEQFVGDENGITSGSSYLQRHPRSHQLLNCRQLPQTG